The following proteins are co-located in the Shouchella hunanensis genome:
- a CDS encoding DeoR/GlpR family DNA-binding transcription regulator, translating into MLTVERQEMILKLVQEREVVKIYELIEATRSSESTIRRDLTELEQGKKLKRIHGGATVLQTMRDEPTMAQKSFKNSHEKKQIAKRAAEWVEDGDCIFLDAGSTTYEMIPYLKGKNIEVVTNGVMNIQALLEADIHTHGLGGHVKKGTYAFVGRGAIEAISSFRFNKAFIGTNGLTLKDGFTTPDPEEAYIKAKAIAYAQQAFVLADHTKFGDITFSTFASIQDVHIVTSSYVEEERKKLYQELQKSTAVEVVKL; encoded by the coding sequence ATGTTAACTGTAGAGAGACAAGAAATGATTCTTAAGCTTGTTCAAGAACGGGAAGTAGTGAAAATTTATGAGCTTATTGAAGCTACTCGTTCTTCAGAATCAACAATACGAAGAGATTTAACTGAACTTGAACAAGGAAAGAAATTAAAGCGCATACATGGTGGCGCGACGGTACTTCAAACGATGAGAGATGAACCAACGATGGCTCAAAAATCATTCAAAAACAGTCATGAGAAAAAGCAAATTGCTAAACGAGCAGCTGAATGGGTGGAAGATGGCGATTGTATTTTTTTAGATGCTGGAAGTACGACGTATGAAATGATTCCTTATTTAAAAGGAAAGAACATAGAAGTAGTCACAAATGGTGTTATGAATATTCAAGCGTTGCTAGAGGCAGATATTCATACACATGGTCTTGGGGGGCATGTGAAAAAAGGCACGTATGCGTTTGTGGGAAGAGGTGCCATTGAAGCCATTTCAAGTTTTCGATTTAACAAAGCTTTTATTGGAACGAATGGTCTTACACTTAAAGATGGATTTACCACACCAGATCCAGAAGAAGCCTATATTAAAGCAAAAGCCATTGCATATGCTCAGCAAGCGTTTGTGCTAGCCGATCACACGAAGTTTGGTGACATTACATTTTCAACATTCGCTTCTATTCAAGACGTACACATTGTAACAAGCTCATACGTTGAAGAAGAACGAAAGAAGCTCTATCAAGAATTACAGAAAAGCACGGCAGTAGAGGTGGTAAAGCTATGA
- a CDS encoding amidohydrolase family protein, whose translation METLNVLNLETGQFEGKTITINDGKVTEMMEAPISHLRTYALPGLVDNHCHIQPAYAPLFTAAGVTSVRNTAGNSLHLKPLKDHQYASFSPTVFTADRMIDGVPGLWGKTSSGSFSTQSKHDAIEEVKRQVDVGASFIKVYGRLKRDVMEAVVNEAAKCKLDVSADLLASTDVDARTAAKMGIRFLEHNSGIIQSLIPSWHSLLSEKEDRALLEKGLDEDKLSTLCEELITAGVVIVPTLSLFAQGTKESHWSISTSVKTSALTSLEEHWNYVRPYIQSSKQTRLLEVSKQITTAYHEKGGTILAGTDSPAGVDTYPGQLLHRELQLLVQCGLSPFEAIQSATSIPSKLFGLNSVCKVGGQADLVILKSNPLKDISATRLIEWVVKNGMWHRPEALIAKAEQNQQKYNQASYDKQEQVYYDYMNKQYPHLMK comes from the coding sequence ATGGAGACACTTAACGTATTAAACTTGGAAACAGGACAGTTTGAAGGCAAAACCATTACAATTAACGATGGAAAAGTTACAGAAATGATGGAGGCACCAATTTCTCATTTGCGAACGTATGCATTACCTGGACTGGTTGATAATCATTGTCATATACAGCCTGCATATGCACCACTTTTTACAGCTGCTGGTGTTACAAGTGTTCGGAATACAGCAGGAAATTCGCTTCATTTAAAGCCATTAAAGGATCACCAGTACGCCTCCTTTAGCCCAACCGTTTTTACTGCTGATCGAATGATTGATGGTGTACCCGGCTTATGGGGGAAGACGAGTAGTGGCTCGTTCTCTACGCAGTCTAAGCATGACGCTATAGAAGAAGTAAAGCGACAAGTTGACGTAGGCGCATCTTTTATTAAAGTCTATGGTCGATTAAAAAGAGACGTTATGGAGGCAGTGGTAAACGAAGCTGCCAAATGCAAACTTGATGTTAGCGCTGACTTATTAGCCTCTACCGATGTTGACGCAAGAACAGCTGCTAAAATGGGTATTCGTTTTTTAGAACATAATTCTGGAATCATTCAGTCTCTTATTCCAAGTTGGCATAGCTTGCTTTCAGAGAAAGAAGATAGAGCGTTACTTGAGAAAGGTTTAGACGAAGATAAGCTTTCTACCTTGTGTGAAGAATTGATAACAGCAGGGGTCGTAATCGTACCAACCTTAAGTTTATTTGCACAAGGAACAAAAGAGTCTCATTGGAGCATTTCAACATCTGTTAAAACGAGCGCGTTGACAAGCTTGGAGGAGCATTGGAACTATGTACGACCATACATTCAGTCAAGTAAACAAACACGACTATTGGAAGTGAGCAAACAAATCACGACCGCCTACCATGAAAAAGGAGGCACGATATTAGCAGGAACGGATTCACCTGCAGGAGTCGATACGTACCCGGGTCAGCTTTTACATCGAGAATTGCAATTACTCGTCCAATGCGGCCTCTCTCCTTTTGAAGCGATCCAATCAGCAACATCGATTCCTAGTAAACTTTTCGGTTTGAACAGTGTCTGTAAAGTAGGGGGACAAGCTGACCTTGTTATCTTGAAAAGCAACCCGTTGAAAGATATTTCAGCAACACGACTGATCGAATGGGTTGTGAAAAACGGTATGTGGCATCGACCAGAGGCGCTTATTGCTAAAGCCGAACAAAACCAACAGAAATACAATCAAGCTTCGTATGATAAGCAAGAACAAGTTTATTATGACTATATGAATAAACAGTATCCTCATTTAATGAAATAA
- the rnhA gene encoding ribonuclease H produces the protein MAKQKYYVVWAGKEPGIYETWSECERQVKGFKGARYKSFPTKTEAEQAFSGKPGQGIKKTAKKPLQRVQQDSGNDVIWDSISVDVGSHGNPGRVEYKGVDTKTGEVLFEKEPIKLGTNNMGEFLAIVHGLAYLKQKQLSKPVYSDSKTAISWVRKKKANSTLPRDEKTEEIWSLIDRAEKWLKENPNHHQVLKWDTERNGEIKADYGRKS, from the coding sequence GTGGCAAAGCAAAAATATTATGTTGTATGGGCAGGAAAAGAGCCTGGTATATACGAAACGTGGTCAGAATGTGAAAGGCAAGTGAAAGGGTTTAAAGGAGCTCGGTACAAATCATTTCCAACAAAGACTGAGGCGGAACAAGCGTTTTCAGGGAAACCAGGTCAAGGGATTAAAAAAACAGCTAAGAAACCGTTACAACGAGTTCAACAGGATAGTGGAAACGACGTCATTTGGGACAGCATTAGTGTAGATGTTGGAAGTCATGGGAATCCAGGACGTGTGGAGTACAAAGGTGTTGATACAAAAACGGGCGAGGTTTTATTCGAGAAAGAGCCAATTAAGCTCGGAACAAATAATATGGGTGAATTTTTAGCAATTGTACATGGGCTTGCTTATCTAAAACAGAAACAACTATCAAAACCGGTTTATTCTGATTCTAAAACGGCCATTAGTTGGGTGAGAAAGAAAAAAGCAAATTCAACATTGCCACGTGATGAAAAAACAGAAGAGATTTGGTCCCTTATTGATCGAGCTGAGAAATGGTTAAAAGAAAATCCAAATCATCACCAAGTATTAAAATGGGATACAGAACGAAACGGTGAAATTAAAGCTGATTATGGTCGAAAAAGTTAA
- a CDS encoding PTS fructose transporter subunit IIABC, with protein sequence MRISDLLKKDTIILDLQAVSKADVIDELVMKLDEAGRLNNKEDYKKAILAREDQSTTGLGEGIAIPHAKTAAVRTPAIAFGRSIAGIDYEALDGQPSQLFFMIAASEGANNEHLATLSKLSTFLMDTTFRDQLLDAQSIDDVMAIIDRKEAEESDEEEEEVQSTSADDTFIIGVTGCPTGIAHTYMAADALKKEAQERGFSIKVETNGSGGVKNRLTKEDIDRADGIIVAADTKVEMDRFDGKRIVIAPVADGVRKPAQLIDRSLAGKEAVYSAQGGQKEESGESHSSGGFGKSVYKHLMNGVSNMLPFVIGGGILLAISFLFEVDALLGEDNVVTNILGFIGGDNAFALFIPVLAAFIAMSIADRPGFAPGLIAGYMAYNGDAGFLGGLLAGFLAGYMALGVKKLLSNIPQSLDGLKTILFTPVLNILFTGLIMYVLITPLASVNTGLQNWLGNLGTGNMVILGIVLGIMMAIDMGGPINKAAYTFGIAMLDAGNLGPQAAVMAAGMVPPLGIAIATTFWKHKFTKQQRESGRTNYVLGASFITEGAIPFAAADPVRVISASVIGAAIAGGLTGLFQITLPAPHGGVFTMLLVNDSTFSYMGLYALAIIIGAIVTGVLYGIMKRPID encoded by the coding sequence ATGAGGATCTCTGACTTACTAAAGAAAGATACCATTATACTTGACTTACAAGCGGTTTCAAAAGCAGATGTCATTGATGAATTAGTGATGAAGCTTGATGAAGCAGGGCGATTGAATAATAAAGAGGATTATAAGAAAGCTATCTTAGCAAGAGAAGATCAAAGTACGACAGGGTTAGGTGAGGGAATTGCCATTCCACATGCAAAAACAGCGGCTGTTCGAACACCTGCCATTGCCTTTGGGCGTTCAATTGCGGGGATTGATTATGAAGCACTAGACGGACAACCAAGTCAGCTGTTTTTTATGATTGCTGCTTCCGAAGGTGCAAATAACGAACACTTAGCAACCCTCTCGAAGTTATCGACATTTCTAATGGATACGACTTTTCGTGATCAACTGCTGGACGCTCAATCAATTGATGACGTTATGGCGATTATTGATAGAAAAGAAGCGGAAGAAAGTGACGAGGAAGAAGAGGAAGTTCAGTCTACATCTGCTGATGATACATTTATCATCGGTGTTACTGGATGTCCTACGGGTATCGCCCATACGTATATGGCTGCTGATGCGCTAAAAAAAGAAGCACAAGAACGAGGCTTTTCTATAAAGGTAGAAACAAATGGCTCAGGTGGCGTGAAAAACCGTCTTACAAAAGAAGACATTGACCGAGCTGATGGCATCATTGTGGCGGCAGACACGAAAGTTGAGATGGATCGCTTCGATGGAAAACGCATAGTCATTGCACCAGTAGCAGATGGCGTTCGAAAGCCTGCCCAACTAATTGATCGCTCATTAGCAGGGAAAGAAGCTGTTTACTCTGCTCAAGGTGGTCAGAAAGAAGAGAGTGGAGAAAGTCATTCAAGTGGTGGTTTTGGGAAAAGTGTTTACAAGCATTTAATGAATGGTGTTTCCAATATGCTACCGTTCGTTATCGGTGGTGGAATCCTTCTTGCCATCAGCTTCTTATTTGAAGTGGATGCCCTATTAGGGGAAGATAACGTCGTCACGAATATTCTAGGCTTTATTGGTGGCGATAACGCATTTGCGCTGTTTATTCCAGTCTTAGCAGCCTTTATTGCGATGAGCATTGCAGACCGTCCCGGATTTGCGCCTGGCTTAATCGCAGGATACATGGCGTATAATGGAGACGCTGGTTTTCTAGGAGGCTTATTAGCAGGTTTTCTTGCAGGATATATGGCTTTAGGTGTAAAAAAACTACTTTCCAATATCCCGCAGTCTTTAGACGGTTTAAAAACCATTCTCTTTACGCCAGTCTTAAATATACTCTTTACCGGCTTAATTATGTATGTCCTTATTACCCCACTTGCATCTGTAAATACGGGTTTACAAAACTGGCTTGGTAATTTAGGAACAGGGAATATGGTTATTTTAGGGATTGTTCTTGGCATTATGATGGCAATTGATATGGGGGGACCCATTAATAAAGCCGCTTATACATTCGGTATTGCCATGCTTGATGCAGGGAACCTTGGTCCCCAAGCGGCTGTTATGGCAGCAGGAATGGTGCCACCGCTAGGAATAGCTATTGCGACAACGTTCTGGAAGCATAAATTTACAAAACAGCAACGTGAGTCTGGACGAACCAATTATGTACTTGGTGCATCCTTTATTACAGAAGGTGCCATTCCGTTCGCGGCAGCAGACCCGGTCCGTGTTATTTCAGCAAGTGTTATTGGTGCTGCAATTGCAGGAGGGCTGACAGGGTTGTTCCAAATTACGTTGCCAGCTCCTCACGGTGGCGTGTTCACCATGTTGCTCGTAAATGATTCAACGTTCTCCTATATGGGACTTTATGCACTCGCAATAATTATTGGTGCCATTGTGACAGGCGTTCTATATGGCATTATGAAACGACCAATTGATTAG
- a CDS encoding aldehyde dehydrogenase codes for MYATLKGVQQEFVFSGAMKSFHARKQQLEKLKEMLHQHEQEFLRAVNKDLNKQEAEAFMMELGTVHAEITHTLESLEEWMEPVTVKTPVTHTGSKSYLVNEPYGSVLIIAPWNYPIQLTFSPLVGALAAGNSAVIKPSELTPHTSSAIAAAVRATFAQEIVAVVEGDAKTSEALLKQGFDYIFFTGSVAVGKIVMKHAAEHLTPHTLELGGKSPAIVAEDAKLDLAAKRIAWGKFTNAGQTCIAPDYVMVHESVHEDFLKKLKKHTYNLFSQRTKEGTFTQIVNDKHFDRLAAFLNDGEIVLGGQSSKEDRLIAPTLLTDVDWDAPIMQDEIFGPILPIFPFESATEVLVRVRSFPNPLALYVFSEEEQTQKLYTEQLSFGGGCINDTIMHVANPYLPFGGKGPSGIGAYHGYESFRTFSHQKGMLKQTTAFDMPLRYKSGKVMNKIIRSVFK; via the coding sequence ATGTATGCAACATTAAAAGGTGTTCAGCAAGAATTTGTCTTTTCAGGTGCCATGAAATCTTTTCATGCTAGAAAGCAGCAGCTAGAAAAATTAAAAGAAATGCTTCATCAACATGAACAAGAATTTCTTAGAGCAGTCAACAAAGATTTAAATAAGCAAGAAGCAGAAGCCTTTATGATGGAACTTGGAACTGTGCACGCTGAAATAACGCATACGCTGGAATCATTAGAAGAATGGATGGAGCCAGTAACAGTGAAAACACCTGTTACACATACCGGTTCAAAAAGTTATTTAGTAAATGAACCGTACGGAAGTGTATTGATTATAGCGCCGTGGAATTATCCAATTCAATTAACGTTTTCTCCTTTAGTAGGGGCGCTAGCAGCTGGAAATAGTGCGGTTATTAAGCCTTCAGAATTAACACCTCATACGTCAAGTGCAATTGCTGCAGCTGTTCGCGCAACATTTGCTCAAGAAATTGTCGCAGTCGTAGAAGGCGATGCCAAAACTTCGGAAGCTCTGTTAAAGCAGGGGTTTGACTACATTTTCTTTACAGGGAGTGTGGCCGTAGGAAAAATTGTTATGAAACATGCTGCCGAACATTTAACACCCCATACCCTTGAATTAGGTGGAAAAAGTCCCGCCATTGTTGCCGAAGACGCAAAGCTTGACTTAGCGGCAAAGCGAATTGCATGGGGGAAATTTACGAATGCGGGGCAAACGTGTATTGCGCCTGATTATGTAATGGTTCACGAGTCAGTCCACGAAGATTTTTTGAAAAAGCTTAAAAAGCATACGTACAATCTGTTCTCCCAACGAACAAAAGAAGGTACGTTCACACAAATTGTAAATGATAAACATTTTGATCGATTAGCAGCCTTTTTAAATGATGGGGAAATCGTATTAGGTGGTCAGAGCTCAAAGGAAGACCGTTTAATAGCACCTACTCTATTAACAGATGTTGATTGGGATGCCCCTATTATGCAAGATGAGATCTTTGGACCGATTTTACCGATCTTTCCATTTGAATCAGCAACAGAAGTCCTAGTAAGAGTCCGATCGTTCCCTAATCCACTTGCTTTATATGTGTTTTCAGAAGAGGAGCAAACGCAGAAACTTTACACCGAGCAGCTCTCGTTTGGGGGCGGCTGTATCAATGATACGATTATGCATGTAGCGAATCCTTACTTACCTTTCGGTGGGAAGGGGCCAAGTGGCATTGGGGCATATCACGGGTATGAGAGTTTCCGTACTTTTTCTCACCAAAAGGGCATGCTAAAACAAACAACCGCTTTTGATATGCCGTTACGCTATAAAAGCGGTAAAGTTATGAACAAAATTATTCGAAGTGTTTTCAAATAG
- the pfkB gene encoding 1-phosphofructokinase, protein MIYTVTLNPAMDYYVSLPTLHVGHVNRSTNDRKVAGGKGINVSKVLKRYGTHSTALGFIGGFTGDFIHEAVMQDGIDSNFIRIKGDTRINVKIKAEEESEINGFSPEITISDKATLEEQFKQLNKGDIVVLAGSIPPSLQANLYAEWTEQLNGQGVHVFVDTSGEALKQVIKAKPAFIKPNQHELAELTQSVITTKEDAIPHAKALVEQGVDYVLVSFAGDGALLATRDGIYSANAPKGELINSVGAGDATVAGFIHAHHEGASVEDAFRFGMASGSATAFSLGFGELAEVKRLEKEIEVSTI, encoded by the coding sequence ATGATTTATACGGTGACCTTAAACCCCGCAATGGATTATTATGTGTCCCTTCCAACATTACATGTTGGTCATGTGAATCGTTCAACAAACGATCGAAAAGTAGCTGGAGGGAAAGGTATCAATGTATCAAAGGTATTAAAGAGGTACGGGACTCATTCCACAGCACTCGGCTTTATTGGTGGTTTTACAGGTGACTTTATTCATGAAGCCGTTATGCAAGATGGCATCGATTCAAACTTTATCCGTATTAAAGGTGATACACGCATTAATGTAAAGATAAAGGCAGAAGAAGAATCCGAAATAAATGGTTTCTCTCCTGAAATTACGATAAGTGATAAAGCCACTCTAGAAGAGCAGTTTAAACAACTAAATAAAGGCGACATCGTTGTGTTAGCAGGTAGTATCCCCCCATCGCTACAAGCGAATTTATATGCTGAGTGGACAGAACAATTAAATGGACAAGGTGTACATGTTTTTGTTGATACAAGTGGTGAAGCGCTAAAACAGGTTATCAAAGCAAAACCAGCCTTCATTAAACCGAATCAACATGAGTTAGCGGAATTAACACAATCAGTCATTACCACCAAAGAAGATGCGATTCCTCATGCCAAAGCTCTTGTTGAACAAGGTGTTGACTATGTTCTTGTTAGTTTTGCAGGAGATGGGGCGTTACTGGCAACAAGAGATGGTATTTACAGTGCAAATGCACCAAAAGGAGAATTGATAAACTCTGTCGGTGCTGGTGATGCGACAGTTGCTGGATTTATTCATGCTCATCATGAAGGAGCAAGTGTAGAGGATGCCTTTCGATTCGGAATGGCTTCAGGAAGTGCAACCGCATTTTCCCTTGGCTTTGGTGAACTAGCGGAAGTAAAACGTTTAGAAAAAGAAATTGAAGTGAGCACCATATAA
- the mreBH gene encoding rod-share determining protein MreBH gives MFSTAQIGIDLGTANILVYSKEKGIILNEPSVVALNIDTRDVLAIGIEAKKMVGKTPSHIVAVRPLRDGVIADFDVTASLLKEIMKKASKNMGLAMRKPNVVVCAPTGSTSVERRAILDAVRSCGAKNVHIIEEPVAAAIGADLPVEEPTANVVVDIGGGTTEVAIISYGGVVSSNSVRVGGDKLDEAIIQYVRKTYNILIGERTAEQIKIDIGYAPIEHEKLTMEIRGRDLVNGLPKTIELHSFEIQEAMGELLHQLLEALRATLEDCPPELSGDIVDQGVLLTGGGALLNGLKEWISDEIFVPVHVAPNPLESVAIGTGRSLSFIDKLQKATI, from the coding sequence ATGTTTTCAACTGCACAAATAGGCATTGATTTAGGAACAGCAAACATTTTAGTTTACAGTAAAGAAAAAGGTATTATTTTAAACGAACCATCTGTCGTAGCACTTAATATAGATACAAGAGATGTATTAGCGATTGGAATCGAAGCAAAGAAAATGGTAGGGAAGACCCCTTCACATATCGTTGCCGTTCGTCCATTACGCGATGGTGTTATTGCTGATTTCGATGTTACAGCTAGCTTATTAAAAGAAATTATGAAAAAAGCAAGCAAAAATATGGGACTTGCCATGCGCAAACCAAATGTAGTTGTTTGCGCACCAACCGGATCAACATCCGTTGAAAGACGTGCCATTTTAGATGCTGTACGTAGCTGTGGTGCGAAGAACGTTCATATTATTGAAGAACCTGTTGCAGCCGCTATTGGCGCTGACTTACCTGTTGAAGAGCCAACGGCAAATGTCGTTGTCGATATTGGTGGTGGCACAACTGAAGTGGCGATTATTTCTTATGGTGGGGTTGTCTCTTCTAATTCCGTTCGCGTTGGCGGAGATAAACTTGACGAAGCCATTATTCAATACGTACGAAAAACATACAATATTTTAATTGGTGAGCGAACAGCAGAACAAATAAAAATAGACATCGGTTATGCACCAATTGAGCACGAGAAGCTGACAATGGAAATTCGTGGACGGGATCTCGTAAATGGGCTACCAAAAACGATTGAACTCCATTCATTCGAAATTCAAGAAGCCATGGGCGAGCTCTTGCACCAATTATTAGAAGCACTTCGAGCAACACTTGAAGATTGTCCTCCTGAATTGAGTGGAGATATCGTTGATCAAGGAGTTCTTCTTACTGGAGGCGGTGCCCTTTTAAACGGACTAAAAGAGTGGATTTCAGATGAAATCTTTGTTCCGGTACATGTTGCACCGAATCCTTTAGAATCAGTGGCCATTGGAACAGGCCGTTCCTTATCGTTTATCGACAAACTTCAAAAAGCTACTATATAA
- a CDS encoding thiol-disulfide oxidoreductase DCC family protein yields MGGILLFDGVCSLCNHLVDFVMKRDKEKYYQFASLQSEKGQSLLKEYQLEVDLNTMVVIENDKAYVKSDAVLKVAPKLTGGWFILGAGKWVPRLIRHKLYDVVAANRYRLFGKKTTCRLPTEEERSRFLT; encoded by the coding sequence GTGGGTGGAATTCTATTGTTCGATGGTGTATGCAGTCTGTGTAATCATCTCGTAGACTTCGTCATGAAACGAGACAAAGAAAAATACTATCAATTTGCATCTCTCCAATCTGAAAAAGGCCAATCACTTTTAAAAGAATATCAACTTGAAGTCGATTTAAACACAATGGTGGTAATTGAGAATGATAAAGCCTACGTAAAAAGTGATGCAGTATTAAAGGTAGCACCTAAATTGACTGGCGGTTGGTTTATACTAGGAGCTGGAAAGTGGGTTCCACGTTTAATTCGACATAAGCTTTACGATGTAGTAGCTGCAAATCGTTATCGCTTATTCGGCAAGAAAACCACATGTCGTTTACCAACTGAAGAAGAGAGAAGTCGGTTTTTAACATAA
- a CDS encoding lysine N(6)-hydroxylase/L-ornithine N(5)-oxygenase family protein, translated as MKEKIDVIGIGIGPFNLGLAALLEEKTNVKSAFFDETNVFQWHPGMLLDGTDLQVPFLADLVSFANPTSKYTFLNYAHVHDRLMSFFFFNRFDVPRKEYNAYCRWVSEQLTNCHFGKKVVNVRYVKEDECYEVTVKGNHQTEHYYSKHLVVGTGSEPMVPIELEEGLNDDLIHSSSYGFHEEKIKQAKSITVVGSGQSAAEIFYKLLDDQIQYNYELTWFTRSPGFFQLEDSKIGQELFSPSYVDYFHSLSYDTRKKALPMLGNLRNGVQQKTLHKIYDKLYHRSIESHHAPALVQATTEVSRVEKSATKGYTLFAKQWQEDKSFKHRTDKVVFATGYKPRLPQWFQEMLKEVEMESEKEFAVTRNAALRFLDGRKNNVFSLTNLEHALGTSATNLGLSVERNVRIVNELAGEAIYKESPGSVFQRFSSEENK; from the coding sequence ATGAAAGAGAAAATTGATGTCATTGGAATAGGAATTGGTCCGTTTAATTTAGGACTTGCTGCTTTACTCGAGGAAAAGACGAACGTAAAAAGCGCATTTTTTGATGAAACAAATGTGTTTCAATGGCATCCTGGAATGTTATTAGATGGGACCGATTTACAGGTCCCATTTTTAGCCGATTTAGTTTCATTTGCAAACCCCACGAGTAAGTATACGTTTTTAAATTATGCTCATGTTCATGACCGCTTAATGTCATTTTTCTTTTTTAACCGTTTCGACGTACCAAGAAAAGAATATAATGCTTACTGCCGCTGGGTTTCAGAACAATTAACGAACTGTCATTTTGGGAAAAAGGTAGTAAATGTCCGCTATGTAAAAGAGGATGAATGCTACGAGGTGACGGTAAAAGGGAATCATCAAACAGAGCACTACTATAGTAAACATCTTGTTGTTGGTACTGGTAGTGAGCCGATGGTGCCAATAGAATTGGAAGAAGGGTTGAATGATGACCTCATACATTCTAGTTCTTATGGATTTCATGAAGAGAAGATAAAACAAGCGAAATCGATTACAGTCGTCGGATCTGGACAAAGTGCGGCCGAAATTTTTTATAAGCTTCTTGACGACCAAATTCAATATAACTATGAATTAACGTGGTTTACTCGCTCACCGGGTTTCTTTCAGCTTGAAGACTCAAAAATTGGTCAGGAACTTTTTTCGCCTAGCTATGTGGATTATTTTCATAGCCTTTCATATGATACGAGAAAAAAAGCTCTTCCGATGCTGGGGAACTTGCGAAATGGTGTACAACAAAAAACGCTTCACAAAATTTATGACAAGTTGTATCACCGTAGTATTGAATCCCATCATGCGCCAGCACTTGTTCAAGCAACAACGGAAGTGAGTCGTGTAGAAAAGAGTGCTACGAAAGGATACACACTTTTTGCTAAACAGTGGCAAGAAGATAAATCGTTTAAACATCGCACAGACAAGGTTGTATTCGCGACTGGCTACAAACCTAGACTGCCTCAATGGTTTCAAGAAATGCTAAAAGAGGTGGAAATGGAATCAGAGAAGGAATTTGCTGTGACTCGAAACGCAGCTTTACGTTTTCTTGATGGAAGAAAGAACAACGTCTTTTCATTAACGAATCTAGAGCATGCGTTAGGGACAAGCGCAACCAATTTAGGATTATCAGTAGAGCGAAATGTACGAATCGTAAATGAGCTGGCTGGCGAAGCAATCTACAAAGAAAGTCCAGGGTCTGTGTTTCAACGCTTTTCAAGCGAAGAGAATAAATAA